gccccgtcccgtttatacataaaacgtttgaaaaaacggaaatcggccaaaaaacggtcaaaagacggtcaaacacggtccgagacggggaaaaacgggtttttctgatttttttcaagttttttttttttttataaaaaaaaaaaatttaaacgttgtgctattacttagggtttctttttttatgtttgaaatgttgaagtatttaaacatgtgtgaaatgcttatgtttgaaataatgtaatgtacaatatatatatataatatataacatttttatttaaaagtcaacgttagtcaacatccgtctagacctccgtctcgaccccgtctcgaccgtctcgacccttttaggacccgaccgtctcgaccccgtctcgcgtcttttgcaacctgATTAAAACTGAAAGTTTTTTATACTCCATGATCACGATGGTACTAGATAGCGCTGGAACTGAATGGACACAGTGAATGGACCAGCACAAAAACATAAAAAATTATTCTCTACCAACGGACCAGAATTGATAAATATAaagtacaacttaatttaaagcttcaATAGGTAACTATCATTTACATTCGCATATAAATAAATTATACGAATAATAACCAAAGTATTAAGAACTAGACTTCCATTAATAAATTATAAAGTTACACAGTAAGACTAGAACCATTAGTACAGCACTTGTGGTCATGTATCTAAGCGTTCACATAAGTCTCAATTGCAACCTTTCGCGAACGGGAAACATCTGTTGACTTGTTGACCAATTCCCATAGCTCGGGTAAAGCCTCCTTGATATTGTGGATGCTCTCCAAAGCATAATCTGCACCATACTTACGCTGCGACGAACCAACCTGTTTTTTACCCACAAGTAAACATAACATACGTTATTTTATTTTTCAAGAACGGCGGAATGTAATAAATGCAACCATAGCAAGACGTTGGGGATGAAGTATATGTAGTTAAAGAATGCTATAACATGCTAGACCCGGATTACTTGTCCAATAAAACCATTTTAAATGGACCTTAATTCTAGCGGAAAtccaaattaataaaaataaaactgcatcATCTCCAAATGTATTTGATTATAGTCATGTAAGTCAGATAATAGTTGACCAACTTTGATTTTGATTATATTTCACGTTACCGATTTTGACCGACTAAATCTGACCTTTGAACTAGTACTAAGTCCGACTTTGACCGACTAGATTGGAGTTTTGGTAACTTTGATCAAATAAAACAATCAAGTCAAAGACTAGTCGGACAACCTCAAAATCCCAACGGACAACGTTTAAAATCCCGACTAGTGTTAATGTTTTTGTTATTGaaagtaattttgtttttatacctcCATAGTATACGTTATGATATTTGTCAATAGCAAAAACCAAGATTTATAAGTAAAGCGTCGGCAGAATCAACTTACCAACACAGTAGTAAGACCCATGAGTTTCGCAGTCTGTATATTGCGTAAGCTATCATCAAAGAACAACTGAAACACCATATATTAATTAAAATCATTATAAACTGCAACAAAGATAGTGTGAAAAGGGCATATAGGTCAAATACAAATTATGATATCAGATGACTTACAGTTTTATCAGGGTTGATCTTTGCCATCTCGAAAGCCTGCTGAAAAGCGTTTTCAAACGGTTTACATACAATAGGAGTCTTTGGTAGTAACCCAACGGGTTCATCTTCGTTATCTTCAATAACAGAACTATTAGTAGCATCAGTGGTTTCGTTTTTGGAGTTCAGAGACTCGAAACATATGACATCATCGAAACAGTCCTCTAACCCGAGTCTGCCAAGAACTTCAGCCACGTGTGCTTCATTTGCATTTGAAAAAATCTGTGACATATGGCACCAAAACATTCATACAAAATGCATTTACAGAAAAACATTAAACGCGTAGAACGAGCAGAAAAAGAGTTGAAAACTTACCACTTTCCTGATGGGCAAGCTATTCAAAAGACTTTTCAGAACAAGGTCGGGTTTCAGATACTCGTAAGGCAATCTCCCATGTACAAAACTGTTTGATCAACAATAACAGAATATTAGATATTAGATACTAATTTAATACTCGCTCAGTATTCCTTTTCGGGTTGTctcaaattaattgttcacttcttaaatatataaaaataatgagGTAAATTTCTTTTATATCCATATCCTGTAATCTTATTAAAAATGTTTTTGTCTGTGAACAATAAAATTGGGACGGATGGAATTGACAAAAAGGTAAATGGGAAAACTAGTTACCGGTGGTATTCATCATGGTCATAATTGTAGCCAATAGCACACAGACCGGCCATTGTTGTCCCGTAATCCCTATAGAGTTGAGCACACAGTTCTGAAACTTTGTTTTCCTCTATATGAAGATTATTCATCATATACTCTAAAATATGCACATGTAACAAAAATTAATTTCATACACAATGTAACAAATAAAAGATGGTTATAAAAAACATTGTGTGTATAAATATACCATTGATGTTTTTGGTGCATTGTGCTGACAATCCAGAAGATAGAGGATAGAGGGTGTCATCAACATCTATAAGTCCAACACAATATAAATATCAAAATCAAAACTGTATAATATACTAAATGGTTAAAattttaatcaaaaaaaaaaaaaataaaaaaaaaaaaaaaataacagaaacATTCGAAACTAACAAATTGAGAAATTTGAGGCTTACCGAAAAGAAGACACTCATATTTCGATTGTGCGATCTGTTGTTGGAATTTGTTTTCGTGTTCCATTGTGAATTTGTTTATTCTATTTTACATCAGAAAATCATAAGAATTAGGAATGCAGAAGTCAATGTATAATATATAATCAACAAGGGAGTTCAATTTTTTGACTGCACAAATATTAAATAAATCACGGGAACATACTCAAAGTGTCACATAAAGCAGATTAAACGTGAAATCAAAGTAAAAGTCGTCTGGAAAGTTCAAACATTAATATTTTCAATTAATTTAAGTTTTTATACTAAAAAACTAAtataatactaaaaaaaaaaattacatcaaaGTCATGATTTTAATCAAGAACATTCAATGACTTACATATAATCAAATCCAAATGTACTTTGCAAACAAGGAAAAGAACGTTTAAAAGAATAATCTCCAATTAACCATGTATCATATTACATATATATGCAACTCtcgtatcatgtatatatataatatttgtcaAAGTATATAATTAAAGAGAAaaattattagttcacagtaattcaactatgaacaccagactcttaatttcacacaaacaataggaattaaagtgcagaaaattaagagaacacgaattagaagaaaaccaataatatattaagcacaatcgtgttttttatatatatatgaaaactgcaaacataaacgtgtatttatactagaagaaccaaatcttccagatttggtttcttaacaaactactctacaaaataggaaaagatatacaaggatcaaagctaaacttaaggagattaattctggaagataaacacaaaaacgcatcatcatatatcttctaaatataaaagagatcttccagaatcttcaaatggctttatcaacaagaaatcattcggcagttgacttttgaaaacttcagactctaacatcatctgctcctcagactctaacatcatcagactctaaaatctgcaaaatactttgactcatcagattaactttcccaacaatctccccctatctgatgatgtcaaaacaattCAAGCTACTAACCCATCAACTTCTTGACCTCTCTTTCAATCAGCTTGCACTTATGCTTCATGTGTGAGATCTTCTTCATCATACTGATCTTGCTGTACAAGTGCATCAACAACTTTCTTCGAAAAGGTAAGGTCTGCAGAGATTCACACCTTGTCATCAAACTTAATAGCAGCTCAATATTAGCATCCTCAAACTGATCCACTCTAATCAACATTCTCCTTCCATTAGAAGTTTTAACCAGCAATgcatccaaatactcaacataaAAATCATCTATAAACTCCATATGTTCAGGAACAGCATATGTATCAACTATCCTCTTgacccttctttctttctttctcaaatTAAAGGCTTCACAGAAAACTTCATAATCCTTCAAACTAataaacccttcttcaaacacCAGATGCACAAACATAAAAATCCTCTTAAACACCTCACTTAAAATCACCCTGTCACCTTCACAACCTCTCAAACCAAATGCAATTCCTCTCCATTCACAAAATCCTAACCTCAATATTTGATTCAACTTCACCCTTAATCTTTTAtcagaagcatgagataaagtcagaAACAAACACACTCCATCATACTCAGTCCTATCAATTTCAACCTTCAACACTTCTCCTTCATACCTTCTAAATCTAAACCTTTTATTCAACTTAGCTCTCAGATCATTCAAGACCGCAGGATTTTCAGAAATATCACCAGCAGATTCTGCAATCATCTCACCAACAGCTGCAACATTTTTACCCTTATCCTTAACACCACCAGCAACAATTTCATCACCAACAGTAACATTCTCAACCACATTTTCTGAAACCACAACCTCATCAACAACAATGTGCTCCCCCTCAATTTGATTCTCCCCCTCAACAGCAGCTCTCTTATTCTTATCACCAGCAACCTCTGCATCATCAACtctctttcttttctccccctttttgacatcatccaccTGAAGAGAAGATATGATTTCCCAGATTTCAGCTTGTTGATTTTTTAAAGTAACCAAATCAGAAGCAAACCCTGTAAAACAACTTTCTACCCCATCAACTTTCTTTTCCAATACATCCAACCTGTCATTAAACATCACCACAGAATTTGAATTACCAGCACCACCCTGCAACTCCCCAACCAACCTCCTCACCTCCATCAACTCTGAttttgaaacaaaattattattaaagtttttaGAAAGATCAGACTGCACAACAGATAGTTTGTCATCAAACTTCTTAGTCAAATTAGTCAAAGCCTTATTCAAGCCAACCAATTCAACTGGTGCCTCAGTCTGACCTGCAGTGTCAATAGATGTGGGTATGGTTGGTATATCCTCATGACTTTCCTGTTGTGAAGAAAAGCAATCCTTGGATAAAGAAGGTGTTGAGGCCTGTACcacaccctgtgacatgagtgtggcattggcagcctgtgcaagagtGTGTAAGGATGACATGCTCTGGAAAGGTAGTGACAGACTTAAGTCTGAGGTAGAAGTAGGTTTGGCCATTTCAGTAGGTTGTTGAATTTGGTTtgatgagtccaggattgggacctcTGTTTGTAAGTTAACTGAGGGGGTTGCATCAGTAACTGTAATGTGGGTATCCAAGTTAACTAACCTATCAGGTTTGGTTAAGGTCAAAGCACTGCTTGcaacaacctctagcagaggtgaagaAACAGTACTAGCACCATCTTGCCTAGTGAATTGTAATGGTGAATTCACAGATGCTGAATCATCTAAGGGTTCAAGTATGGTGGTATTCTCTGtatgaactggtgagttcataaggttgTTTGATGAAGATATTTGCTCAGTagcagtgggtgaagatgggttagaTTGAAGTGGTGTTTCTTCAACCATATCTTCAGCCTGCTCTGTTTGATTGACAATATGGGGTGGAGTAATTGGGGGGGTAGAAACTGAATGTTCAGATTCTGTTGAATGTTGTTGACCATTGTTGTGACCTTCTTCAGATTCTGATTGCTCAGATCCTGAAGAAGATGCCCCTTCAGATTCTGATTGCTCAGGatctgcaggttggtctgcacggcccaaattgacccaatgcatcatagcAGCTGTAAGAGGGACTTCTTGACCATCAACAATGTGCCTATGAAACATTTTGACACTGCATTCAGGTAAATACCTGTACTCATAGACATTAAAAGTTTGCAAACCATTGTACAAAATTGGTGTCATTGCTTGTTCAAACATTAGACTCATAAATCTTATGAATGGCACATTGTGATCTCTTAAAGGTTTTTCAGTAAGCACTAAGAGTTCATTAAAATACAGACGTGCAAAGTCTATATTTCTCCCTGTTACCATGGCATCAAAAATATGAGCCTCAAAATCATTTATTTCAGTTAGACTCCCACATTTAAAACTCAAACTTCTGATTATATTTGACAATAGAAACATCCACCTTGGACTGAACATACTGATTTTGACACTAGAATTGGTTAAGGGCTGACCAACTAGGTTAAAACAATTTCGTACAGCAGATTTTGCTGCTGTTCGAACAAAATTCTCATTAAAAGGAAGGTTTAAAGCAGCCCTtaaatgattttcagtaattgTTAAGGTGTTGTTACCATTCCTGTAAGTACCAGTAATTGACCTTGCTTCTCTGTTCCCATTACAAGTGTACCAGAACTCAGCCAGCATCTCAGGATACATCACCGTTGTCTTAAAGAAGGCATCCTTCAAAGGATGATTCCTCATAAACAGCATCAATTCCTCATATCCCTCATTAGCAAACCCTTCTGGAATTCTACCACAAGCTACCCTATTGTTCACCGATACCTGTACCTCCTTATTACCTCTAAAATCCTTTGCTCGATGCATCCTTTCAGTTGGTTCCAGAACAAAAGGGATGAATTTCATGTTCGCCATTGTAATCGCAAGAGAATTTCGAAAAACAGATGAGGGTTTTGAGATGATCGACTGATttgacaaaaaaaaatttaaaatttaaacccTATTAAATAATTCTGACACCGCCAAAAATTTTACCATTTACCTCCTCAAAAAGTTACAGTTTTGACCCTTTTattataagaaatagaataaagaaaaataaacTTACCTAAAACagaacaagaaaaaaaaaaaactttatttgactcAAGATAGAAAATAATTTACACAAAATTACATCAAAAATACACCAGAGTCACACCATCTCAGACTCTGAAATAGCATTACCTCATCCAGACTCATTAAAACATCAGACTCCGGAAGAGTCATCACTAGACAACATTTCActagatggatttaacattccaagttgtccaagaagataaaaatgcctttcttcattaagtgccttagtaaaaatatctgccaattgatcctttGTACCAATATGCTTCAAATacactttgcccttttcaacacaatcccttataaaatgatgtctgatttcaatgtgctttgttcttgagtgaaacactggattctcagtaatagcaattgcactctcATTGTCACACATGATTGGAGTGTTGGACAATGtcaacccaaaatccaaaagttgatgttgcatc
The window above is part of the Rutidosis leptorrhynchoides isolate AG116_Rl617_1_P2 chromosome 1, CSIRO_AGI_Rlap_v1, whole genome shotgun sequence genome. Proteins encoded here:
- the LOC139876239 gene encoding uncharacterized protein C24B11.05-like; protein product: MEHENKFQQQIAQSKYECLLFDVDDTLYPLSSGLSAQCTKNINEYMMNNLHIEENKVSELCAQLYRDYGTTMAGLCAIGYNYDHDEYHRFVHGRLPYEYLKPDLVLKSLLNSLPIRKVIFSNANEAHVAEVLGRLGLEDCFDDVICFESLNSKNETTDATNSSVIEDNEDEPVGLLPKTPIVCKPFENAFQQAFEMAKINPDKTLFFDDSLRNIQTAKLMGLTTVLVGSSQRKYGADYALESIHNIKEALPELWELVNKSTDVSRSRKVAIETYVNA